The sequence CGCTGCGCCCCGCGCGCGGTCGGTCGGCGGCGGGCTTGCGCCACGGAATGCTCCGAAATCGCCGCCTGTCATAAAACTGTTACGCAACTGTCACAGAAGCGTAGCGCGCCACGGATAGGTCGCCGCTGAGCGCGCGCAAAACCACTGCGCGTTCGCGATGTCTGAAAACCCAAGGAGAGTCATTCATGTCGCTCGCAAAACTCACCGTCTCGGCCCTGGCCGTGGCCGCCGTTTCCGCCACCGCCGCCTCGGCCCAGGGCCGTGACACCGTGCAGGTCGCCGGGTCCTCGACCGTTCTGCCCTACGCCACCATCGTGGCCGAGGCGTTCGGCGAAAACTTCGACTTCCCGACCCCCGTCGTCGAATCGGGCGGGTCGTCGACCGGTCTGCGCCGCTTCTGCGAAGGTGTCGGCGAAAACACCACCGACATCGCCAATGCATCGCGTTCGATCCGCGAGTCGGAAATCGAGACCTGCGCCGCCAATGGCGTGACCGACATCATCGAGGTCCGCATCGGCTATGACGGCATTGTCTTTGCCTCGGACATCAACGGCAACTCGTTCGAGTTCACCCCCTCGGACTGGTACCTGGCGCTTGCCGCCGAACTGCCCGTCGATGGTGAAATGGTCGCCAACCCCAACACCAACTGGTCCGAGGTGAACGCCGATCTGCCCGACCAGGAAATCGCCACCTACATCCCCGGCACCCGTCACGGCACCCGCGAAGTGTTCGACGAGAACGTGATCCTGCAGGGCTGTGAAGACACCGGCGCCATGGGCGCCATGATGGAAATGGGCATGGACGAAGATGCCGCCGAAGAGGCGTGCATGGAAATCCGCGCCGATGGCGTGTCGGTCGACATCGACGGCGACTACACCGAAACGCTCGCCCGCATCGCCGCAAACCCCGAGGGCATCGGCGTGTTCGGCCTGGCCTTCTACCAGAACAACACCGATACCCTGCAGGTTGCCACCATGGGCGGCGTGACCCCCTCGGTCGACACCATCGCCTCGGGTGAATACCCGGTGTCGCGCCCGCTGTTCTTCTACATCAAGGCAGCCCATCTCGACGTGATCCCGGGCCTGCAGGAATATGCCGAGTTCTTCGTCTCCGACGACATCGCCGGCCCGTTCGGCCCGCTGGCCGCCTATGGCCTGGTGTCCGACCCCGAGCTGGCCGAGACCCAGCGCGTGGTCGCCGAGCGCGTCACCATGGGCGACATGTAATCTGCGCCTGACCACATGATCGGGGCGGGGCCGACACGCGCGGCCCCGCCCTTGTCCCGCCGAAGTCCCGCTTCGTTCCTGTTCGCTGATCCCCGAAAAGGCCCGCCATGCCGCTGTTCTGGATAATCGTGCTGCTGATCGTGCTGGGTGCGGTCGGCTATGTCATCGGCCGGCGCAAGGCCATGTCCAGCGCGGGGGGCGACTCGCGCGTGTTGCACTCGTTGCCCGGCTATTACGGCGCCAATGTCGCCATGCTGACTCTTGTGCCCGCGCTGCTGGTGCTGGCGGTCTGGCTGGTCGTGCAGCCGATGCTGGTCGGCAATGCGATCTCGCATCTGATCCCCGAGCGTGTCGTCGAAGAGGTCGGCTCGCGCGATCTGGTTCTGGGCGAGGTCCGGCGCGTGGCCGACGGGCTGGATCAGGCCGTCGCCCAAGGCGCGCTCGGCCGTGACGAGGCCCGCAGCCTGAGTACCGAGGTCACCAATGTCCGCGACCGGCTGGCCGAGGTGGGCGTCGCCCTTGGCAGCGATGTGCGCCCCGAGGTTCTGCAGGCCGCGCAGCGCTATCGCGAATTGACCGCGTCGGCCAATGTCGCCCGCGCTTTCGTGGTGCTGCTGCTGGCGGCGCTGGGGCTGGCTTATGCCTATGTCAAAACCCATCAGGAATTCCGTGCGCGCAATTCGGTCGAACACGGCATCCTCGCGATCCTGCTTCTGGCATCGACCATCGCCATTCTGACAACGCTCGGCATCGTGCTGTCGATGCTGTCGGAAACCTTTCGTTTCTTCGATCTGTACCCGTGGCAGCAGTTCTTCTTCGGGCTCGAATGGCGCCCCAGTTTCGAGGGCGGGTCCGAGCTTGGCCTGATCCCGCTGCTGTGGGGGACACTCTACATCTCGCTGATCGCCCTGCTGGTGTCGGTGCCGATCGGGCTGTTCGCGGCGGTCTACATGGCCGAATACGCGTCGAAACGGGTGCGCTCGGTCGCCAAGCCGATGATCGAGATCCTGGCCGGCATTCCCACCATCGTCTACGGCCTGTTCGCCCTGATCACCGTTGGCCCGCTGTTGCGCGACTATTTCGCCGAACCCTTGGGCCTGGGCACATCCTCCTCCAGCGTGATGACGGCGGGCATTGTGATGGGCATCATGCTGATCCCGTTCGTCAGCTCGCTGTCCGATGACATCATCAACGCCGTGCCACAGTCCCTGCGCGACGGGTCCTACGGGCTGGGCGCGACGCAGTCCGAGACGGTCAAGCAAGTCATCCTGCCCGCCGCGCTGCCGGGCATCGTCGGCGCCG comes from Roseibacterium elongatum DSM 19469 and encodes:
- a CDS encoding substrate-binding domain-containing protein, with the translated sequence MSLAKLTVSALAVAAVSATAASAQGRDTVQVAGSSTVLPYATIVAEAFGENFDFPTPVVESGGSSTGLRRFCEGVGENTTDIANASRSIRESEIETCAANGVTDIIEVRIGYDGIVFASDINGNSFEFTPSDWYLALAAELPVDGEMVANPNTNWSEVNADLPDQEIATYIPGTRHGTREVFDENVILQGCEDTGAMGAMMEMGMDEDAAEEACMEIRADGVSVDIDGDYTETLARIAANPEGIGVFGLAFYQNNTDTLQVATMGGVTPSVDTIASGEYPVSRPLFFYIKAAHLDVIPGLQEYAEFFVSDDIAGPFGPLAAYGLVSDPELAETQRVVAERVTMGDM
- the pstC gene encoding phosphate ABC transporter permease subunit PstC, whose protein sequence is MPLFWIIVLLIVLGAVGYVIGRRKAMSSAGGDSRVLHSLPGYYGANVAMLTLVPALLVLAVWLVVQPMLVGNAISHLIPERVVEEVGSRDLVLGEVRRVADGLDQAVAQGALGRDEARSLSTEVTNVRDRLAEVGVALGSDVRPEVLQAAQRYRELTASANVARAFVVLLLAALGLAYAYVKTHQEFRARNSVEHGILAILLLASTIAILTTLGIVLSMLSETFRFFDLYPWQQFFFGLEWRPSFEGGSELGLIPLLWGTLYISLIALLVSVPIGLFAAVYMAEYASKRVRSVAKPMIEILAGIPTIVYGLFALITVGPLLRDYFAEPLGLGTSSSSVMTAGIVMGIMLIPFVSSLSDDIINAVPQSLRDGSYGLGATQSETVKQVILPAALPGIVGAVLLAASRAIGETMIVVLGAGAAARLSLNPFEAMTTVTVKIVGQLTGDTDFSSPEALVAFALGLTLFVITLGLNVFALFIVRKYREQYE